In the genome of Pempheris klunzingeri isolate RE-2024b chromosome 11, fPemKlu1.hap1, whole genome shotgun sequence, one region contains:
- the pa2g4b gene encoding proliferation-associated protein 2G4b — translation MSGDDETQEQTIADDLVVTKYKMGAEIANQALKTVVGTAVAGVSVLSLCEKGDAFIMAETGKIFKKEKDMKKGCAFPTCVSVNNCVCHYSPLRSDPDVILKDGDIVKIDLGVHVDGFISNVAHSFIVGVTKDNPVTGRKADVIKAAHLCAEAALRLVKPGNQNTQVTEAWNKIAKSFKCSPIEGMLSHQLKQHVIDGEKTIIQNPTDQQKKDHEKAEFEVHEVYAVDVLISTGEGKAKDGGQRTTVYKRDPNKMYGLKMKASRTFFSEMERRFDTMPFTLRAFEDEGKARLGVVECAKHELLQPFNVLHEKEGEFVAQFKFTVLLMANGPLRITNSLFEPELYKSEHEVEDAELKALLQSSASRKTQKKKKKKASKTVESATGQAMENEAAE, via the exons ATGTCTGGAGATGACGAGACACAGGAGCAGACCATCGCCGATGACTTGGTGGTCACCAAGTACAAGATGGGGGCCGAGATTGCGAACC AGGCTCTGAAGACAGTGGTTGGGACAGCTGTGGCTGGGGTCTCCGTGCTCAGCCTGTGTGAAAAGGGAGATGCCTTCATCATGGCAGAAACTGGGAAAATCTTCAAGAAGGAAAAAGACATGAAGAAAG GTTGCGCTTTTCCCACTTGTGTGTCAGTCAACAACTGCGTATGCCATTATTCCCCCCTGAGGAGTGACCCTGATGTCATACTGAAGGATGGGGATATTGTCAAAAT CGATCTTGGAGTGCATGTTGATGGCTTCATCTCAAATGTGGCTCACAGCTTCATTGTTGGAGTGACCAAG GACAACCCAGTGACGGGGCGGAAGGCTGACGTTATCAAAGCAGCTCACCTCTGCGCTGAGGCTGCTCTGCGTCTTGTTAAGCCAGGAAACCAG AACACGCAGGTCACAGAAGCCTGGAACAAGATTGCAAAGTCATTCAAGTGCTCCCCCATTGAGG GCATGCTGTCCCATCAGCTCAAACAACACGTGATCGATGGGGAGAAAACTATCATTCAAAACCCAACGGACCAGCAAAA AAAGGACCATGAGAAGGCTGAGTTTGAGGTGCATGAAGTATATGCAGTGGATGTGCTAATCAGCACTGGAGAGGGGAAG GCAAAGGATGGAGGTCAGAGGACCACCGTTTACAAACGAGACCCCAACAAGATGTACGGCTTGAAGATGAAGGCATCTCGGACGTTCTTCAGTGAGATGGAGAGACGCTTTGATACAATGCCTTTCACTCTGAG AGCATTTGAGGATGAAGGCAAGGCCAGGTTGGGGGTGGTGGAGTGTGCCAAacatgagctgctgcagccgtTCAATGTGCTGCATGAGAAAGAGG GTGAATTTGTTGCCCAGTTCAAGTTCACCGTGCTGCTCATGGCCAATGGTCCTCTGCGAATCACAAACAGCCTCTTTGAGCCGGAACTCTACAAGTCTGAGCATGAAGTGGAGGACGCAGAGCTGAAG GCTTTGCTCCAAAGCTCAGCCAGCCGTAAGactcagaagaagaagaaaaagaag gcCTCAAAGACTGTCGAGAGCGCAACAGGACAGGCAATGGAGAATGAAGCCGCAGAATAG